The following is a genomic window from Pseudochaenichthys georgianus chromosome 9, fPseGeo1.2, whole genome shotgun sequence.
cagataagaaatgtgcgattaatttgcgattaatcgtgtTTAACTATGgacatcatgcgattaatcgcgattaaatattttaatcgactgacagccctggTTAATACCATTATCGTATTTTAAGAGTTTAATTAGTATACAATGCCCTGTAAACTCTGTTAGCATTTGTAGTGAGCGTTTTCAGTTTTATCCGGTGTTGATAGTATGTCCAACTAAACCCTCCTTTGCTTGATTTCCTCCAGGTGGCCTCAAGAAGGAGCAGGCTCTAGCACGGATCTCTGATGAGAGTCTGGACAAGATcccagaagaggaggaggagagcccCGTCTTTAGGGAGCTCCCAGGGGCCAAGGGCACAGACGAAGCCGTGCTGCCGCTCACCGGGGGGGGCAGTGACCGCGAGTCCAGCGGAGACCTCAACAACCTGGCTAATGGAGGCAACATCCTGCCAAACGGCAGGGCGTACGGTAAAACTGAAATAatattatttttcaaagacaACAATATGTCTTGTGACTTTCGAGAGATATaattaaatcaatcaatcaagatAGTTCATCCCTTTTCTTCccaaaataatatttattatttacatGTCTAGTTCCCTCTCGGTTTCTCTATGTTTAGGGAAACCCGATGTCAATGTGCTGTGATAGTGTATCTCTTAACTTGCAAAAGTTGTGCTTCTACAACAACTTTCAAACTCTTTCTCCTTCAGGCCGGACCAACTCAATGACCAACGGCTGCCTCAAGTCCCCCATCTCTAACGGCAGCTTCACCTTCGATGGCCACATGCGCAGCGATGGCCAAGTTTACCACACAGTGCACAAGGACTCTGGTCTGTACAAagacctgctccacaaaatCCACGTGGGCCGCATGGACGAAAGCGACCGCTCTGGCTCCAACGCCGGCCCGGCAGACAACAACTACCGCCTGCTGCGGCGCAACAACAGCTACACCTGCTACACCGCGGCTATCTGCGGCATGCCCGTCCAGCCGCTCATTCACTCAGAGTCACGCGACGACAGCGAGAAGCTGGTGGGAGAAGGAGGCGGCAGGAGCAACAGCGTGTCCTACACCAAGAAGAGGATACGCTACGATAGCTACTCGTCCTACTGCAACGCTGTGGCCGAGGCTGAGATTGAGGCCGAGGAGGGTGGGGTGGAGATGAAGCTGGCCACAGAGCTGGAAGGAGTGGATGAAGATGGGGCTCCCGCTCCGGTGCCTCTGGAGGACTTggccgaggaggaggagaaggacagGCCTGAGGTGTACCTGCTTTTCCACTTCCTGCAGATCCTCACCGCCTGCTTCGGCTCTTTTGCCCATGGAGGCAACGATGTCAGGTACTGCCTCCTGCTGCTCACAGGACATACAGCATCCCATACAAACACTGCACTCGTCAAAGCACATCTCCCTTGTAGCAGCTCATCTATTTCAAATCAAAATGTACTAAAAAAACTAAGATATATGTTATCAGTTCCAAAATTCACACATTCTTTTCTCATCTTACAAACAATTCTGCTTCATTCCATATTTGTTGGTGTTTATCCTTTCAAAAACTAAATTGTCACTGATGTTCTGAAAAGTTAGCTTACCAATTACCGTACCTAAAGGGAGGTCCACACCTGTATGACCAATGTGCTCTACAAGCAATCTAACAGCACCATTAAAACATTGATATCCCtttaaacaatatatataaCAACGAGGTCTTCAAGGCTTCAATAGAAGCTTTGAATATAAAATAACAATACATGAAATACACCCCACACAAGGCCTTGTGTAGATTATTAACAATAATATGAATTGTCACCAACAAATGGTGTTCCATATCTAAATAATTATCTTTTTATTCTCTCACCTTCGCAGTAATGCCATCGGGCCCCTGGTGGCACTGTGGATGATCTACGATCAGGGGGGTGTGATGCAGGATGCTGCCACCCCCCTCTGGCTGCTGTTTTACGGCGGTATAGGCATCTGCGCCGGCCTGTGGGTGTGGGGCCGTCGCGTCATCCAGACCATGGGAAAAGAcctgacccccatcaccccgtCAAGGTGAGAAAGCCAccacatgggggggggggaaatgggTGAGAAAGAAAGTGTTTATACGGAGGAGGTCAACTTTTCAACTTGTTTCAAAAAGCTTCGACATGCTGACACACACAGGTCCATCCAGTGAAACAGCGTCCTTGGTAAGTGTTTGGTGCACACGGCTCTATtaggatgcacacacacattttaataAAGTAATTTAATGTCATGGCAGTTCAACAGTTAAATCCACTCTGCTGGCAGCAAATTGCAGCACAATCATGATTAGAGCCCCTGCTCTGTTTCCTCTGGTGCTCCCTTATAGGTACAGTAAACTTGTCTGACTAATCAAGGGCGCTTGTTTGAGCATGCACTGATTACCCACTCTCTACTCCCAGACAGAGCTGCCACTGCAGGGAAAAGCATGCTTACCACACATGCGTTTTGCAAGTACAATGTTGTACTTACATTATCAGTTTTATCTCTTAAGGCTTACATgataattatataaaaatatctaTATCAAGAGGGCAGacctttttttatattttaacaaAATGTATTCACATATTACCGGACAAGTAAACAGTATTTGATGATAAATATGAAcatctatataatataaatgtAATTGAATCTGTTGACAGTAATCACAGTCTTCCTACTTGGACTGTTATgtatagaaagacatttgtatAGAGAATGAAGTAGGAATGATTCCTTTTTCTTCAGACCTTCTTCACTTCTTACATAATAATTCAGAATAAATACCAAGTCTTATG
Proteins encoded in this region:
- the slc20a2 gene encoding sodium-dependent phosphate transporter 2 isoform X2 — translated: MDLEPYLWMVILGFIIAFVLAFSVGANDVANSFGTAVGSGVVTLKQACILASIFETLGSMLLGAKVGETIRKGIIDVSLYNETVPTLMAGEVSAMVGSAVWQLIASFLKLPVSGTHCIVGATIGFSMVAIGTRGVQWMQLVKIVSSWFISPLLSGLMSGLLFLLIRHFILNKDDSVPNGLRALPVFYAATIGINTFSILYTGAPVLGIEMLPVWSIFLITLAGSLICGAVVWFLVCPWMRRKIAGGLKKEQALARISDESLDKIPEEEEESPVFRELPGAKGTDEAVLPLTGGGSDRESSGDLNNLANGGNILPNGRAYGRTNSMTNGCLKSPISNGSFTFDGHMRSDGQVYHTVHKDSGLYKDLLHKIHVGRMDESDRSGSNAGPADNNYRLLRRNNSYTCYTAAICGMPVQPLIHSESRDDSEKLVGEGGGRSNSVSYTKKRIRYDSYSSYCNAVAEAEIEAEEGGVEMKLATELEGVDEDGAPAPVPLEDLAEEEEKDRPEVYLLFHFLQILTACFGSFAHGGNDVSNAIGPLVALWMIYDQGGVMQDAATPLWLLFYGGIGICAGLWVWGRRVIQTMGKDLTPITPSSGFCIEVMSALTVLVASNVGIPISSTHCKVGSVVAVGWIRSKKAVDWRLFRNIFLAWFVTVPVAGLFSAAVMALFVYGILPYV
- the slc20a2 gene encoding sodium-dependent phosphate transporter 2 isoform X1 — translated: MDLEPYLWMVILGFIIAFVLAFSVGANDVANSFGTAVGSGVVTLKQACILASIFETLGSMLLGAKVGETIRKGIIDVSLYNETVPTLMAGEVSAMVGSAVWQLIASFLKLPVSGTHCIVGATIGFSMVAIGTRGVQWMQLVKIVSSWFISPLLSGLMSGLLFLLIRHFILNKDDSVPNGLRALPVFYAATIGINTFSILYTGAPVLGIEMLPVWSIFLITLAGSLICGAVVWFLVCPWMRRKIAGGLKKEQALARISDESLDKIPEEEEESPVFRELPGAKGTDEAVLPLTGGGSDRESSGDLNNLANGGNILPNGRAYGRTNSMTNGCLKSPISNGSFTFDGHMRSDGQVYHTVHKDSGLYKDLLHKIHVGRMDESDRSGSNAGPADNNYRLLRRNNSYTCYTAAICGMPVQPLIHSESRDDSEKLVGEGGGRSNSVSYTKKRIRYDSYSSYCNAVAEAEIEAEEGGVEMKLATELEGVDEDGAPAPVPLEDLAEEEEKDRPEVYLLFHFLQILTACFGSFAHGGNDVSNAIGPLVALWMIYDQGGVMQDAATPLWLLFYGGIGICAGLWVWGRRVIQTMGKDLTPITPSSGFTIELASAVTVVFASNIGIPVSTTHCKVGSVVAVGWIRSKKAVDWRLFRNIFLAWFVTVPVAGLFSAAVMALFVYGILPYV